In Vigna angularis cultivar LongXiaoDou No.4 chromosome 8, ASM1680809v1, whole genome shotgun sequence, one DNA window encodes the following:
- the LOC128193710 gene encoding uncharacterized protein LOC128193710: MENQVEVQEGIEADIQQLKGQISRILEALNALQIPGDPSAQRLQQEVPGAQTFPSHRLPPNYTPPLGVDLGHLDTQRAEDNAVEVEDEPGATTFTIPGQIIRPDIESMMMKKQPKTKSPSCVITPGDFKDDKSRLEVLEKRLRAIEGEGSFEFEDAKKLCLVHDVVIPPRFRMPEFEKYRGNTCPRGHITMYCRKMAAYVHDEKLLIHFFQESLTGMALTWYMRLESTHIYSWKDLKESESFREYAQRWREIAAQVEPPLSDKEMTIIFLNTLQTPFYEHMIGSVSLSFTDIVVIGERVESGIRSGKIALGPELVASLNGYGLRHEKGKKRRANSHFTAYPQMSHSYGSSRAIERRNYNRDERVANFTPIPMTYTELLPDLLRRNLMKICPTRPIRPPYPKSYDVNVRCDYHAGACGHSTEACKALKRKVQSLIDSGCLKFEEM; the protein is encoded by the exons atggagaaccaagtaGAAGTTCAAGAGGGAATAGAAGCCGATATCCAACAGCTGAAAGGACAAATCAGTCGAATCTTAGAAGCCTTGAATGCCTTACAAATCCCCGGAGATCCATCCGCACAAAGACTACAACAAGAAGTTCCGGGAGCACAAACTTTCCCTTCCCATCGTCTTCCCCCGAATTATACTCCACCCTTAGGAGTAGACTTGGGCCATCTTGACACTCAAAGGGCCGAAGATAATgcagttgaagtagaagacgaGCCTGGGGCAACCACTTTCACAATTCCTGGGCAGATTATCCGACCAGATATTGAAAGCATGATGATGAAAAAACAACCTAAGACGAAGTCTCCATCTTGTGTCATTACACCAGGAGATTTTAAAGATGATAAGAGCAGATTAGAAGTCCTTGAGAAGAGGTTGAGAGCCATAGAGGGtgaaggaagttttgaatttgaagatgCTAAAAAACTGTGTTTAGTTCATGATGTGGTGATACCTCCAAGGTTCAGGATGCCAGAATTTGAGAAATATCGGGGAAATACTTGCCCGAGGGGCCATATAACTATGTACTGCAGGAAAATGGCAGCTTATGTCCACgatgaaaaacttttgattcattTCTTCCAAGAAAGTTTAACTGGCATGGCTCTAACTTGGTACATGCGTTTGGAATCGACTCACATCTACTCATGGAAAGATCTG AAAGAGTCTGAATCATTCAGAGAATATGCCCAAAGGTGGAGAGAAATTGCTGCTCAAGTAGAACCGCCTCTGAGCGACAAGGAGATGACTATCATATTTTTGAATACTCTGCAAACCCCATTTTATGAACACATGATAGGCAGCGTTTCCTTAAGTTTTACTGACATAGTAGTAATTGGAGAGAGGGTTGAGAGTGGCATAAGAAGTGGAAAAATTGCACTAGGCCCAGAGCTAGTAGCCAGTCTAAACGGGTATGGTCTTAGACATGAGAAAGGTAAGAAGCGAAGAGCTAATTCCCATTTTACTGCCTATCCTCAAATGTCACATTCCTATGGGTCTAGTCGAGCCATTGAACGAAGAAATTACAATCGTGATGAGAGGGTCGCCAATTTCACTCCTATCCCCATGACCTATACGGAGTTACTACCAGATCTTCTCCGTAGAAACCTCATGAAGATTTGTCCAACTAGGCCTATACGACCTCCGTACCCAAAGAGCTATGACGTAAATGTCAGGTGTGATTATCATGCAGGAGCGTGTGGACATTCAACTGAGGCATGCAAGGCTCTAAAACGTAAAGTGCAATCTTTGATCGATTcaggatgtttaaagtttgaagaaatgtAA